Proteins encoded in a region of the Devosia sp. RR2S18 genome:
- a CDS encoding NYN domain-containing protein: MAIDPREKIALFIDGANLYAASKAIGIDIDYRRLLTEFSAKAYLLRANYYTALVEDQEYSSIRPLIDWLDYNGFTVVTKPAREFTDATGRRKIKGNMDIELTVDALELSPYYDHLVLFSGDGDFTALVAALQRRGKRVTVVSTLTTPTPMISDELRRQADFFMELTELAKSVGRPQAARPVPSPATE, encoded by the coding sequence ATGGCTATCGATCCTCGAGAGAAGATCGCGCTTTTTATCGATGGCGCCAACCTCTACGCCGCATCGAAGGCCATCGGGATCGACATCGACTACCGTCGCCTGCTGACCGAATTCTCGGCCAAGGCCTATCTCCTGCGCGCGAACTACTACACGGCGCTGGTGGAAGATCAGGAATACTCCTCGATCCGCCCCCTGATCGACTGGCTCGATTACAACGGGTTCACAGTCGTCACCAAGCCGGCGCGCGAATTCACCGACGCCACGGGACGACGCAAAATCAAGGGGAACATGGACATCGAGCTCACCGTCGACGCCCTCGAACTCTCCCCCTATTATGACCATCTGGTGCTGTTTTCCGGCGACGGCGATTTCACTGCGCTCGTGGCAGCGCTGCAGCGCAGGGGCAAGCGGGTAACAGTCGTGTCGACCCTGACAACGCCGACGCCGATGATCTCGGACGAGTTGCGGCGCCAAGCTGACTTCTTCATGGAACTGACGGAGCTCGCCAAGAGCGTCGGGCGGCCGCAAGCGGCACGGCCGGTGCCGAGCCCCGCCACCGAGTAG
- the rpoZ gene encoding DNA-directed RNA polymerase subunit omega, with protein MARVTVEDCIEKIENRFDLVLMAAHRARMISSGAQITVARDNDKNPVVALREIGDGTISPEDLREDLIHSLQKYVEVDEPESHAAPLIESAGGDDSINFDTISEEELLRGIESLAPPERRDD; from the coding sequence GTGGCACGCGTCACCGTTGAAGACTGCATTGAAAAGATCGAGAACCGCTTCGATCTCGTCCTCATGGCCGCCCATCGTGCGCGCATGATCTCGTCGGGTGCACAGATTACTGTCGCCCGTGACAACGACAAGAATCCCGTTGTAGCGCTCCGCGAAATTGGTGACGGCACCATCTCGCCGGAAGACCTGCGTGAGGATCTGATCCACTCGCTGCAGAAATATGTCGAGGTCGACGAGCCGGAGAGCCATGCGGCGCCGCTCATCGAGAGCGCCGGCGGCGACGACTCGATCAATTTCGACACCATCAGCGAAGAAGAACTGCTGCGCGGCATCGAAAGCCTGGCCCCGCCGGAGCGTCGCGACGACTGA